A region from the Leguminivora glycinivorella isolate SPB_JAAS2020 chromosome 3, LegGlyc_1.1, whole genome shotgun sequence genome encodes:
- the LOC125224679 gene encoding uncharacterized protein LOC125224679 isoform X1, with product MDFVPFTLFFMVSLLSFQICIGKPAITKDSKTWPCPKNHAFCTVKPDDYPSREKLIRLYNTFKDKVPKLNETSDRQGGKSDCAAYDYLVEEYYMIIDQNKNIRYVLYLPGYFTFPLNVQECRPDAPRKIELELTHRRCETGYSDRVFFVLTDDLEGLETARSATGIPTSCTAVQYDDDY from the exons ATGGTTTCTCTGCTGAGCTTCCAAATATGTATTGGAAAGCCAGCGATTACAAAAGACAGCAAAACATGGCCCTGCCCAAAAAACCATGCCTTCTGCACTGTGAAGCCTGACGACTACCCCTCGAGAGAAAAATTAATACGGCTGTACAAC acGTTTAAAGATAAGGTTCCGAAACTGAATGAAACCAGTGACCGCCAGGGAGGAAAATCTGACTGCGCCGCTTATGATTATTTG GTGGAAGAGTATTACATGATCATTGATCAGAACAAAAATATAAGATATGTACTATATCTTCCAGGATACTTCACATTTCCGTTAAACGTCCAAGAATGTAGACCGGA TGCGCCCAGAAAGATCGAGCTGGAACTGACACACAGGCGATGCGAGACCGGTTACTCGGACCGCGTGTTTTTCGTGCTGACGGACGACCTGGAGGGGCTGGAGACCGCGAGGTCCGCCACGGGAATACCGACGAGCTGTACAGCTGTTCAATATGACGACGATTATTAA
- the LOC125224679 gene encoding uncharacterized protein LOC125224679 isoform X2 — MDIVRLTIFLMVSLLSFQICIGKPAITKDSKTWPCPKNHAFCTVKPDDYPSREKLIRLYNTFKDKVPKLNETSDRQGGKSDCAAYDYLVEEYYMIIDQNKNIRYVLYLPGYFTFPLNVQECRPDAPRKIELELTHRRCETGYSDRVFFVLTDDLEGLETARSATGIPTSCTAVQYDDDY, encoded by the exons ATGGTTTCTCTGCTGAGCTTCCAAATATGTATTGGAAAGCCAGCGATTACAAAAGACAGCAAAACATGGCCCTGCCCAAAAAACCATGCCTTCTGCACTGTGAAGCCTGACGACTACCCCTCGAGAGAAAAATTAATACGGCTGTACAAC acGTTTAAAGATAAGGTTCCGAAACTGAATGAAACCAGTGACCGCCAGGGAGGAAAATCTGACTGCGCCGCTTATGATTATTTG GTGGAAGAGTATTACATGATCATTGATCAGAACAAAAATATAAGATATGTACTATATCTTCCAGGATACTTCACATTTCCGTTAAACGTCCAAGAATGTAGACCGGA TGCGCCCAGAAAGATCGAGCTGGAACTGACACACAGGCGATGCGAGACCGGTTACTCGGACCGCGTGTTTTTCGTGCTGACGGACGACCTGGAGGGGCTGGAGACCGCGAGGTCCGCCACGGGAATACCGACGAGCTGTACAGCTGTTCAATATGACGACGATTATTAA